From Kineosporia succinea, the proteins below share one genomic window:
- a CDS encoding GGDEF domain-containing protein, with the protein MTGQPHRTRRAAVRLLAAAALVTAVANVLPRPVSPAQAVVHVTSVVLSVLFMGLALPDVPPRSRRPFRLVFGATLIFLAGEFVFTYYRTWQPGVNPNPSDAFLVAGYLPLAVGVYLLDRQRRAAFGGLLDALIVTSSAGVLAMVFLVLPVATADDLSLTAKAVASAYPLVDVLLVFLVARMLIAPGGRGESLWWLIAALSCTLVGDTVNNVLLLGGDTTVPRWLYLLWTLLYVCLGLAVVRAVRDPTSEEPVVRGAAEEAGTDDASSGLAGGRLAVLAVAAMIPSVLLVTLVSFGDRNRTLSLGVGSLVLLSMLMARIWDLLRALNRQADQLAEVARTDPLTGVANRRSWDFEMDRSLAAARQNAGVLLVGLLDLDHFKKYNDTHGHQAGDDLLREAAQAWSLGIGAGGRVARWGGEEFAVALHCTDVGSGLTVLDALRTQVPFGQSCSIGVARWDGTETPAAVLHRADDALYEAKRTGRDRTVFQSSADPVTYTVP; encoded by the coding sequence GTGACCGGGCAGCCCCACCGCACACGCCGCGCTGCCGTGCGCCTGCTCGCGGCCGCCGCCCTGGTCACCGCCGTCGCGAACGTGCTGCCCCGCCCGGTCAGCCCGGCCCAGGCCGTCGTGCACGTGACCTCGGTCGTGCTGTCGGTGCTGTTCATGGGCCTGGCCCTGCCCGACGTGCCGCCCCGCAGCCGCCGCCCGTTCCGGCTCGTCTTCGGCGCCACGCTGATCTTCCTGGCCGGCGAGTTCGTCTTCACGTACTACCGCACCTGGCAGCCGGGGGTGAACCCGAACCCCTCCGACGCGTTCCTCGTCGCGGGGTATCTGCCCCTCGCCGTCGGCGTGTACCTGCTCGACCGGCAACGGCGCGCGGCGTTCGGCGGGTTGCTCGACGCCCTCATCGTCACCTCCAGCGCCGGCGTGCTGGCCATGGTCTTCCTGGTGCTGCCGGTGGCCACGGCCGACGACCTGAGCCTGACCGCCAAGGCCGTGGCGAGCGCCTATCCCCTGGTCGACGTGCTCCTGGTGTTCCTGGTGGCGCGGATGCTCATCGCGCCGGGCGGGCGCGGGGAGTCACTGTGGTGGCTGATCGCGGCGCTGTCGTGCACCCTCGTCGGCGACACCGTGAACAACGTGCTGCTGCTGGGCGGTGACACCACGGTGCCGCGCTGGCTCTACCTGCTCTGGACGCTGCTCTACGTCTGCCTGGGCCTGGCCGTGGTCCGGGCGGTGCGCGACCCCACGTCCGAGGAACCGGTCGTGAGGGGCGCGGCCGAGGAGGCCGGCACCGACGACGCCTCGAGCGGTCTGGCCGGTGGGCGCCTGGCCGTGCTGGCGGTCGCCGCGATGATCCCGTCGGTGCTGCTCGTGACCCTGGTGTCGTTCGGCGACCGCAACCGCACGCTCTCGCTGGGCGTGGGCTCGCTGGTGCTGCTGTCGATGCTGATGGCCCGGATCTGGGACCTGCTGCGCGCCCTGAACCGGCAGGCCGACCAGCTCGCCGAGGTCGCCCGCACCGACCCGCTGACCGGCGTCGCCAACCGTCGCTCGTGGGACTTCGAGATGGACCGGAGCCTGGCCGCCGCACGCCAGAACGCCGGCGTGCTGCTGGTCGGGCTGCTCGACCTGGACCACTTCAAGAAGTACAACGACACCCACGGGCACCAGGCCGGTGACGACCTGCTGCGCGAGGCCGCGCAGGCCTGGAGCCTGGGCATCGGCGCCGGTGGCCGGGTCGCCCGCTGGGGCGGCGAGGAGTTCGCGGTGGCGCTGCACTGCACCGACGTCGGGTCCGGGCTCACCGTTCTGGACGCGTTGCGCACCCAGGTGCCGTTCGGCCAGTCCTGCTCGATCGGGGTCGCGCGGTGGGACGGTACCGAGACCCCGGCGGCCGTGCTGCACCGCGCCGACGACGCCCTCTACGAGGCGAAGCGAACGGGCCGCGACCGCACGGTGTTCCAGTCGTCCGCCGACCCGGTGACCTATACCGTGCCCTGA
- a CDS encoding GOLPH3/VPS74 family protein: MTTSPEFSPHGDLLIVEDLMLLLLNDEKGVPAGESMLQYTLGGAVLVELALLERVAQEEKKSVFTGHRVITVGEGPLPDPLLQEAFDKLSDKPRSAASALSRIGSGLNKKVPARLVEQGLVRQEKKHLLGVIPRTVHPAVDTTYEAGVRQKVRGVLADGLTPDPRTASVIALLSAGQVLKAALKDMDPPLKMSSDIRKRAKEVQEGNWGASVVSDAVRAAMASIAAAAGAAAAAGAASAG, translated from the coding sequence ATGACGACCTCACCGGAGTTCTCACCGCACGGCGACCTGCTGATCGTCGAGGACCTGATGCTGCTCCTGCTCAACGACGAGAAGGGGGTGCCGGCGGGCGAGAGCATGCTGCAGTACACGCTGGGTGGTGCCGTGCTGGTCGAGCTGGCGCTGCTGGAGCGGGTGGCCCAGGAGGAGAAGAAGTCGGTCTTCACCGGGCACCGGGTGATCACGGTGGGCGAGGGGCCGCTGCCCGACCCGCTGCTGCAGGAGGCGTTCGACAAGCTGTCCGACAAGCCCCGCAGCGCGGCGTCGGCCCTGTCGCGGATCGGCAGCGGGCTGAACAAGAAGGTCCCGGCCCGGCTGGTCGAACAGGGACTCGTGCGCCAGGAGAAGAAGCACCTGCTGGGCGTCATCCCGCGCACGGTTCATCCCGCGGTGGACACCACCTACGAGGCCGGGGTCCGTCAGAAGGTGCGGGGCGTCCTCGCCGACGGGCTCACGCCCGACCCGCGCACCGCGTCCGTCATCGCCCTGCTGTCGGCCGGGCAGGTGCTCAAGGCCGCGCTGAAGGACATGGACCCGCCGCTGAAGATGTCCTCGGACATCCGGAAGCGGGCGAAAGAGGTCCAGGAGGGCAACTGGGGCGCGAGCGTGGTCAGCGACGCGGTGCGGGCGGCCATGGCGTCGATCGCGGCGGCGGCCGGGGCGGCGGCGGCCGCGGGAGCGGCTTCGGCAGGCTGA
- a CDS encoding VOC family protein: MTSALRHLTIDCADAWALGEFWRQVTGYTGDPANPNEPGDDEYLIVPPAGGLGLLFIPVPEGKSGKNRLHLDIAPDDRTRDEEVERLLTLGASVFEDHRRPDGTGWVTMRDPEGNEFCVERSAAERA, from the coding sequence ATGACTTCTGCGCTGCGCCACCTCACGATCGACTGCGCCGACGCCTGGGCCCTGGGCGAGTTCTGGCGGCAGGTCACCGGTTACACCGGGGACCCGGCCAACCCCAACGAGCCCGGTGACGACGAGTACCTGATCGTGCCGCCCGCCGGGGGCCTCGGCCTGCTGTTCATCCCGGTGCCCGAGGGCAAGTCCGGGAAGAACCGCCTGCACCTGGACATCGCCCCCGACGACCGCACCCGCGACGAGGAGGTCGAGCGCCTGCTCACCCTGGGCGCCAGTGTGTTCGAGGACCACCGCCGCCCCGACGGCACCGGCTGGGTGACGATGCGCGACCCGGAGGGCAACGAGTTCTGCGTGGAGCGCAGCGCCGCCGAACGGGCCTAG
- a CDS encoding sensor histidine kinase translates to MATHLDDGPRAPWWIRRPELVNRLAYAAAGLVFAGQVVALVGRDADRRVVLSVLLAGAGTVLSWWRPWAGLAVTSAASFAVTAVGNDPLSVWMTAVLVLFSVVFRGLPAPAATALVAVFFLGAFMTVGGFRGGAVVGAAALFSAIAGGAGGAAARIQGEQWWMLAERAARALATREAEATRRVSEERLRIARDLHDVIGHQVAMLSMHLGAAEIGLPDDAAASRRALDSARSSARTVITETQRILVLLRRGDDTALDETRRPTPSLSGLGGLIASFESIGLKVDPDIGVPAGRVEPGVGVTVFRVVQEALTNAHRHGDGSVRVVVREHDRRLRVSVENRATPGSDTGGGLGLIGMRERVESSNGQLSIDRADGWFRVRAEFVPAGEVIV, encoded by the coding sequence ATGGCAACGCACCTGGACGACGGGCCCCGCGCGCCCTGGTGGATCCGCCGCCCGGAGCTGGTGAACCGGCTGGCCTACGCGGCGGCCGGGCTGGTGTTCGCCGGGCAGGTCGTGGCGCTGGTGGGGCGGGACGCGGACCGGCGGGTCGTGCTGTCGGTGCTGCTGGCCGGGGCGGGCACGGTGCTGTCGTGGTGGAGGCCGTGGGCCGGGCTGGCGGTCACGAGCGCGGCGTCGTTCGCGGTCACGGCCGTCGGCAACGACCCGCTGTCGGTCTGGATGACGGCGGTCCTCGTGCTCTTCTCCGTCGTCTTTCGCGGTCTGCCCGCACCGGCGGCCACGGCGCTCGTGGCGGTGTTCTTCCTCGGGGCGTTCATGACGGTGGGCGGGTTCCGCGGGGGTGCGGTCGTCGGGGCGGCCGCGCTGTTCTCGGCGATCGCCGGGGGAGCCGGCGGAGCCGCCGCCCGCATCCAGGGCGAGCAGTGGTGGATGCTCGCGGAACGCGCGGCCCGGGCCCTGGCCACCCGCGAGGCCGAGGCCACCCGGCGGGTGAGCGAGGAACGCCTGCGTATCGCCCGCGACCTGCACGACGTGATCGGGCACCAGGTGGCGATGCTGAGCATGCACCTCGGGGCCGCCGAGATCGGGCTGCCGGACGATGCCGCGGCCTCCCGCCGGGCGCTGGACTCGGCCCGCTCGAGCGCGCGCACGGTGATCACCGAGACCCAGCGGATCCTGGTGCTGCTGCGTCGCGGCGATGACACCGCCCTGGACGAGACCCGGCGGCCGACACCGTCACTGAGCGGTCTGGGCGGGCTGATCGCGTCGTTCGAGAGCATCGGGCTGAAGGTCGATCCCGACATCGGCGTCCCGGCCGGGCGGGTCGAGCCCGGCGTCGGGGTGACGGTCTTCCGGGTGGTGCAGGAGGCCCTGACGAACGCCCATCGCCACGGTGACGGATCGGTGCGGGTCGTGGTGCGCGAGCACGACCGGCGCCTGCGGGTGAGTGTCGAGAACCGGGCCACGCCGGGTTCGGACACGGGCGGTGGTCTGGGGCTGATCGGGATGCGAGAGCGGGTCGAGTCCTCCAACGGGCAGCTGAGCATCGACCGCGCCGACGGGTGGTTCCGGGTGCGCGCGGAGTTCGTCCCGGCCGGGGAGGTGATCGTGTGA
- a CDS encoding response regulator transcription factor — MTRILIVDDQDEVRAGIRALLALDPALVVVGDLSDGLQVVPFLREHPVDLVLMDIRMPGIDGVEATRRIRAGHAGEQVRIIVLTTFDQDENVLAALRAGADGFLSKTVSPGELVAGIAEVVNGGGALSARAAAALIGHMAHNPPPAIDRELLDRFAVLTPREREMSILVARGLSNDEIAAQMFVSPFTVKTHVVRAMTKIGARDRAQLVSFAFRAGLDR, encoded by the coding sequence GTGACGCGGATCCTGATCGTCGACGACCAGGATGAGGTCCGTGCCGGCATCCGCGCCCTGCTCGCGCTCGACCCGGCCCTGGTCGTGGTCGGTGACCTGTCCGACGGGCTCCAGGTCGTGCCGTTCCTGCGCGAGCACCCGGTCGACCTGGTGCTCATGGACATCCGGATGCCCGGCATCGACGGGGTGGAGGCCACCCGCCGGATCCGGGCCGGGCACGCCGGTGAGCAGGTCCGGATCATCGTGCTGACCACCTTCGACCAGGACGAGAACGTGCTCGCCGCCCTGCGGGCCGGGGCCGACGGGTTCCTGAGCAAGACCGTCAGCCCGGGCGAGCTCGTCGCCGGGATCGCGGAGGTGGTCAACGGCGGCGGTGCCCTGTCCGCGCGGGCGGCCGCCGCGCTGATCGGCCACATGGCGCACAACCCGCCCCCGGCGATCGACCGGGAGCTGCTCGACCGCTTCGCCGTGCTCACGCCCCGGGAGCGGGAGATGAGCATCCTGGTGGCCCGGGGCCTGAGCAACGACGAGATCGCCGCCCAGATGTTCGTGTCCCCGTTCACCGTCAAGACCCACGTGGTGCGCGCGATGACCAAGATCGGGGCCCGCGACCGGGCGCAGCTCGTCTCGTTCGCCTTCCGGGCCGGGCTCGACCGATGA
- a CDS encoding VOC family protein: MTTPSHPGRTLFVNLPVADLGRSTAFFAKLGFTFNPAFTDDTAACMLIGEGASVMLLTHEKFAEFSPLPRADARTHALALYCFSVASREEVDSVTDAALAAGAEEVDKMQDHGFMCSRSFFDLDGHGWQVMWMDASAIPAS, translated from the coding sequence GTGACCACGCCCTCGCACCCCGGCCGCACCCTGTTCGTGAACCTCCCCGTCGCCGACCTCGGGCGCAGCACGGCGTTCTTCGCGAAGCTGGGCTTCACCTTCAACCCGGCGTTCACCGACGACACGGCCGCCTGCATGCTGATCGGCGAGGGGGCCAGCGTCATGCTGCTCACCCACGAGAAGTTCGCCGAGTTCTCCCCGCTGCCCCGGGCCGACGCCCGCACCCACGCGCTCGCGCTGTACTGCTTCAGCGTGGCCTCCCGCGAGGAGGTCGACTCCGTCACCGACGCCGCGCTCGCGGCGGGTGCCGAGGAGGTCGACAAGATGCAGGACCACGGGTTCATGTGCTCGCGCAGCTTCTTCGACCTGGACGGGCACGGCTGGCAGGTCATGTGGATGGACGCGTCGGCGATCCCCGCCTCGTGA
- a CDS encoding DUF4153 domain-containing protein, with amino-acid sequence MSELTPPEGPTSPEGPTASEGPTASQGPTASQGPTTSQGPTAPQGPTTPQGPTTSQGPTAPAGTPVGRPEGTPGETSAGAVPASGTVAGTRAGTAAGTGTKAAPSWGSREREPVGAGVAPGALATTPAPREPELLWPVRVTWTPAAPPRLRLLLAAVVSGVVAAVLLPGLHLGVNVTVVAWVIAASVVLSVRARARGRADTGARVNTGARANTGARANTGSRPDHGARDDRPGRDSVALTVIALLLSTVAAVRASEWLVVGCLLAAIMLGAATALGARRWSTLLSTVPLLPASLARALPWAATTARRRRPRRRPAVLSAPALTGLGSGLVCTVVVGALLASADATFADVLGHVFGWITLDVPATDEVIARLVLFAAATGFVLALGFAASSRLNRPDAPPRERHPAEWLTPLVLVAATIGAFLAVDLGAATTSHASRAREGFGQLIAVTVLVLLLIGWAGRSAGPAHRRLLAGGGGTLLALTLLLALSALQRLWLYMNEFGWTVARFGAGAFELWVMVLLAAVAAAWRLGRTALLPRFAAGSAGLGLLVVALAGPDAVVASANVQRYEDTGEIDTFYLSQLSADAVPALTRLPDDVRACAMPGTHDEHPWYAWNLSRARAGHQPRPDWCP; translated from the coding sequence ATGAGCGAGCTGACACCGCCCGAGGGCCCGACCTCGCCCGAGGGCCCCACCGCCTCTGAGGGCCCGACCGCCTCTCAGGGCCCGACCGCCTCTCAGGGCCCGACCACCTCTCAGGGCCCGACCGCCCCTCAGGGCCCGACCACCCCTCAGGGCCCGACCACCTCCCAGGGCCCGACCGCGCCCGCGGGGACGCCGGTCGGCCGGCCGGAGGGGACGCCCGGCGAGACGTCCGCGGGGGCAGTGCCGGCCTCGGGGACGGTCGCGGGGACGAGGGCGGGGACCGCCGCGGGGACGGGGACGAAAGCCGCGCCGTCCTGGGGGTCCCGGGAACGGGAACCGGTCGGTGCGGGGGTGGCCCCGGGAGCCCTCGCGACCACGCCCGCACCGCGCGAACCGGAACTGCTCTGGCCGGTGCGGGTGACGTGGACGCCGGCCGCGCCACCCCGGTTGCGGTTGCTGCTGGCCGCGGTCGTGAGCGGGGTGGTGGCCGCTGTGCTGCTGCCCGGGCTGCACCTCGGCGTGAACGTGACGGTGGTGGCCTGGGTGATCGCGGCGAGCGTGGTGCTGTCGGTGCGGGCCCGGGCCCGCGGCCGTGCCGACACCGGTGCTCGCGTCAACACCGGTGCTCGCGCCAACACCGGTGCTCGCGCCAACACCGGCTCCCGGCCGGACCACGGCGCCCGCGACGACCGGCCCGGCCGCGACTCCGTCGCCCTGACGGTGATCGCGCTGCTGCTCAGCACCGTGGCGGCGGTGCGGGCCAGCGAATGGCTCGTCGTCGGCTGTCTTCTGGCCGCGATCATGCTCGGCGCGGCCACGGCCCTGGGCGCCCGGCGCTGGAGCACGCTGCTGTCGACCGTTCCGCTCCTGCCGGCGTCGCTGGCGAGAGCCCTGCCCTGGGCCGCCACCACCGCGCGGCGCCGCCGGCCGCGCCGCCGCCCGGCCGTGCTCTCGGCGCCGGCGCTGACCGGGCTGGGCTCGGGACTGGTCTGCACGGTGGTCGTCGGCGCGCTGCTGGCCAGCGCCGATGCCACGTTCGCCGACGTCCTCGGCCACGTGTTCGGCTGGATCACGCTCGACGTGCCCGCGACCGACGAGGTGATCGCCCGGCTCGTCCTGTTCGCCGCCGCAACCGGTTTCGTGCTCGCTCTCGGGTTCGCGGCGTCCTCACGCCTGAACCGGCCCGACGCCCCGCCCCGCGAACGTCACCCCGCCGAGTGGCTCACCCCGCTGGTGCTCGTGGCTGCGACGATCGGGGCGTTCCTGGCCGTCGACCTCGGCGCGGCCACCACGAGCCACGCCTCCCGCGCGCGTGAGGGTTTCGGCCAGCTGATCGCGGTGACCGTGCTCGTGCTGCTGCTCATCGGCTGGGCCGGACGCTCCGCGGGCCCGGCCCACCGCCGGCTCCTCGCGGGCGGCGGCGGCACCCTGCTCGCCCTCACGCTGCTGCTGGCACTCTCGGCCCTGCAGCGGCTGTGGCTCTACATGAACGAGTTCGGCTGGACCGTGGCCCGTTTCGGCGCCGGGGCGTTCGAGCTGTGGGTGATGGTGCTGCTGGCGGCGGTGGCTGCCGCGTGGCGCCTTGGGCGCACCGCGCTGCTGCCCCGCTTCGCGGCGGGCTCGGCCGGCCTGGGCCTGCTCGTCGTGGCGCTCGCCGGGCCCGACGCGGTGGTGGCCTCCGCGAACGTGCAGCGCTACGAGGACACCGGCGAGATCGACACCTTCTACCTGTCGCAGCTCTCGGCCGATGCGGTGCCCGCCCTGACCCGCCTGCCCGACGACGTGCGGGCGTGCGCGATGCCGGGCACGCACGACGAGCACCCCTGGTACGCCTGGAATCTCAGCCGGGCCCGGGCCGGGCACCAGCCACGACCCGACTGGTGCCCGTGA
- a CDS encoding HAMP domain-containing sensor histidine kinase has product MSRAARAWDAVVRFWDRWRPLDPVPSIKLKFAMLVTLNLVLTAGVTWYANYVLGWRVRYGMIIASLIVLAVSQIIGHGMTLPLRQMTAAVRELAAGRPAPRLQTNSRDEVGELARAFTAMAAELAVADQQRRQLLADVGHELRTPVAALRAQVENLVDGVRTPDEQALGEVLAQVERLGDRLTHFLQLASADGGAQRLERRRVDVRALVDPVVAEIRAARPGATITVDVPPGLIVDADPDRLAQVLTNLLDNAARHAVLSPAGDAPAVTLTAEVPDASSSLVLEVTDNGPGIPPDRWTSVFERFASGPDAAVPGGTRLDGGTGLGLAIARWAVVLHGGRIAVVPAEGGGCRIRVEIPARGDLHETSTP; this is encoded by the coding sequence GTGAGCCGGGCCGCCCGGGCGTGGGACGCGGTGGTGCGCTTCTGGGACCGCTGGCGTCCCCTCGACCCGGTGCCCTCGATCAAGCTCAAGTTCGCGATGCTGGTGACGCTGAACCTGGTGCTGACGGCCGGGGTCACCTGGTACGCGAACTACGTCCTGGGCTGGCGGGTGCGCTACGGGATGATCATCGCCAGCCTGATCGTGCTCGCCGTGAGCCAGATCATCGGGCACGGCATGACCCTTCCGCTGCGCCAGATGACCGCCGCCGTGCGGGAACTCGCGGCCGGCCGGCCCGCCCCCCGCCTGCAGACCAACAGCCGTGACGAGGTCGGTGAGCTGGCGCGGGCGTTCACGGCGATGGCCGCGGAGCTCGCGGTGGCCGACCAGCAGAGACGGCAACTGCTGGCGGACGTGGGGCACGAGTTGAGGACGCCCGTCGCGGCGTTGCGGGCCCAGGTCGAGAACCTGGTGGACGGGGTGCGCACCCCGGACGAGCAGGCCCTCGGGGAGGTGCTGGCCCAGGTCGAGAGGCTGGGTGACCGGCTCACCCACTTCCTGCAGCTGGCCAGTGCCGACGGCGGGGCGCAGCGGCTGGAGCGCCGGCGCGTGGACGTGCGCGCGCTCGTCGACCCGGTGGTGGCCGAGATCCGCGCCGCCCGGCCGGGTGCCACGATCACGGTCGACGTTCCGCCCGGGCTCATCGTGGACGCCGACCCCGACCGGCTCGCGCAGGTGCTCACGAACCTGCTCGACAACGCGGCCCGGCACGCGGTGCTCTCCCCCGCCGGGGACGCCCCTGCGGTGACACTGACCGCGGAGGTGCCCGACGCGTCCTCAAGCCTGGTGCTGGAGGTGACCGACAACGGGCCGGGCATCCCGCCCGACCGCTGGACCAGCGTGTTCGAGCGCTTCGCCTCCGGCCCGGACGCCGCTGTCCCGGGCGGCACCCGGCTCGACGGCGGCACCGGGCTCGGGCTCGCGATCGCCCGCTGGGCCGTCGTGCTACACGGCGGCCGGATCGCGGTGGTGCCGGCCGAGGGCGGCGGGTGCCGGATCCGGGTGGAGATCCCCGCCCGCGGCGATCTTCACGAAACCTCCACACCCTGA
- a CDS encoding response regulator transcription factor, which translates to MQRVLVVEDDLVIADAVARRLQKEGYAVDVAHDGHAAVNAFGEQTDLLVLDVMLPGLDGLEVCRRVQAVRPVPVLMLTARADEADRIIGLGVGADDYLTKPFSPRELVARVKALLRRVERAEELARRRVRAAGPLDLGHGLTLDVGTRRVELAGHEVHLTRTEFDLLHTLARRPGEVVPREELLAEVWEWPDAAARASRAVDTHVKALRRKLGPDRIRTVHGVGYALGSS; encoded by the coding sequence GTGCAACGGGTTCTCGTGGTGGAAGACGATCTGGTGATCGCGGACGCGGTGGCGCGCCGCCTCCAGAAGGAGGGGTACGCCGTCGACGTGGCGCACGACGGGCACGCCGCCGTGAACGCGTTCGGCGAGCAGACCGACCTGCTCGTGCTCGACGTCATGCTGCCCGGCCTGGACGGGCTCGAGGTCTGCCGGCGGGTGCAGGCCGTGCGTCCCGTGCCGGTGCTCATGCTGACCGCCCGCGCCGACGAGGCCGACCGGATCATCGGGCTCGGCGTCGGCGCGGACGACTACCTGACCAAGCCGTTCAGCCCGCGCGAGCTCGTCGCCCGGGTGAAAGCCCTGCTGCGGCGGGTGGAACGGGCCGAGGAGCTGGCCCGGCGCCGGGTGCGCGCGGCCGGTCCGCTGGACCTCGGGCACGGGCTCACCCTCGATGTGGGCACCCGTCGCGTCGAGCTCGCCGGGCACGAGGTGCACCTGACCCGCACCGAGTTCGACCTGCTGCACACCCTGGCCCGCCGCCCGGGTGAGGTCGTGCCGCGCGAGGAACTGCTCGCCGAGGTCTGGGAGTGGCCCGACGCCGCGGCCCGCGCCTCCCGCGCCGTCGACACCCACGTCAAGGCTCTGCGCCGTAAGCTCGGGCCCGACCGGATCCGCACCGTGCACGGCGTCGGCTACGCCCTGGGCTCCTCGTGA